tCGGgccttagttgttgttgttgtgtgctttcaagtcatttcagacttagcttgactctgagcaagggccgggtaaatgaccttggagggctgtatctggcccttgggccttggttgttgttgttgttgtatgctttcaagtcggttcagaattaggttgaccctgagcgagggccgggtaaatgacctcggagggccggatacggccctcgggccttagttgttgtgtgctttcaagttgtttcagaattaggttgaccctgagagagggccgggtatatgaccttggagggccgtatctggccctcgagccttagttgttgtgtgctttcaagtcatttcagacttaggttgaccctgagcgggctgggtaaatgaccttggagggccgtatctgacccctgggccttagttgttgttgttgtgtactttgaagtcatttcagacttaacttgaccctgagcgagggccgggtaaatgaccttggagggccgtatctggccctcgggccttagttgttGTTtcgtgctttcaagtcgtttcagaattagattgaccctgagcgagggccacgtaaatgaccttggaggactgtatctggcccttgggccttagtttgaggacccctggtcaagAGTTTGGAAAACTTTCTAGTTTTGGCCGTGTTCCAAGCCCAAAGCAAATGGGTCTGGGCTAAGGATAGAAAATCGCATGTTGCCATCCTAGAGAAGCTCATGGGCATAACCACCACTGACCAATGCTCCCGTCTTTTCCAGCGATGAGTAAGAACGAAGGGGTCTTTACCTCCAAAGAGGccactggagggagggagggttgggGGGGTTCACTGCTTCCCCCTTTTCAGGCTGGCTCGTTTCACTATCTGAGCCCCCATCCTGCCCCCAAGCAGCTCCGTTCTCGGGGCGCTCCCTTGGGCCTCCTCCTGAGGAACagcggcaagagacagcaaagcgGGACAGAGTCACGGACAAACCAGCAAGGCGAGCAGGTGGGCAGgcggagagagaaagagacagacagacggaGAGACAGAGAAACACAAGGAGAAGGAGGTCAGGTGGCGGGTCCCACTGGTGATGGCACAGCTGGGCAAGGGTGAGAAGGAACGGGGGCCGGAGCAAGGGAGAGGTGACAGAGCGGGCACAGCCAGAGCCGCGGGGCCAAGCCACCCAAGGGGCTCGGTGACCTTGCTGTCAAGTGGCACCCCTCTGAAAGCAAATGTCTTCCAGTTTACAAGGATCCTGCAAGGAACCCGGGATAATCACCTCTTCGTGTTGCCGCCCATCACCCGTGCCGTCCGTATCCAGCTGCCGCACCACCTTCCGGATAATCTGCAGAGGAAGAGGAGTCAGAAAGTCAAGGCCAGCCTCCACGTTCTCCTTCAGTTCAACTGTGCCGTCACACCTAGACACTATAAAGtgaaaactaagatgtgcttctctctttatctgggtgaactgcggGTGCTTACTTAGAAGCTTAAAactctcagcaactgaggccactccagatttgaacatcaaacagaacatttatttctcaaagtccttggcagacttggcacagcttgttgcagttacaaacacaaacagtcaacttgtgaaattagtttttccttcagctgctgagttgacttcccccaacggtagaaaaatcctgagatcttttaacctaaccctgagctgctatctttaaaaagagcaggtcttcccctatctgagctcaaggttagtttggggatgaagtaatggagcctctcccaatggacaacaagttaaacatgagccaacaatgatgtgatgtggcggcaaaaaaagccaatgggattttgtcctgcatcaataggagcatagtgtctaggtccaaggaagtaatgctaccccatgctctattctgctttggttagaccacacctgggatattgtgtccaattctgggcaccacaattgaagagagatattgacaagctggaatgtgtccagaggagggcgactcaaatgatcaagggcctggagaacaagccctatgaggagcggcttaaggagctgggcatgtttagcctgaagaagagaaggctgagaggagatatgatagccatgtgtaaatatgtgagaggaagccacagggaggagggagcaagcttgttttctgcttccctggatactaggatgcaatggaggaatggcttcaaactacaagagaggagattccatctgaacatgaggaagaacttatttatttatttatttatttactttacttatataccgctgttctcagcccgaaggcgactcacggcagtTCACAAaagtaagaacagcaaaaataaaatgctacagtgtaaaaaacagttaacaaccgaacacattacacaattaataaccaattactacaataaccattcactatcgtcaagtcatcaaaaacataatccagattcgtcatccattgttccattcctatgttcattaccaatcattgcactgattattcgaatgcctgctcaaacagccaggtcttcacttttttgcggaataccattagagatggtgctagtctaatgtccgtgggaagggcgttccacagccgaggagccaccaccgagaaggccctatctctcgtccccgccagccgagcttgagaagcaggcgggatcgagagcagggcctccccggaagatctcaaagtcctggtgggttcataggcagagatgcggtcggataggtatcttgggccggaaccgtttagggctttataggccaacgccagcaccttcaattgagcccggtagcagatcggtagccagtggagctggagcaacagGGGGGTtttatgctccctgcgctccgctcctgttagaatcatggctgctgcacgttggacaaattgaagcttccgggccgtcttcaagggcaaccccacgtagagaacgttgcagtagtctaaacgggatgtaaccagagcgtggactaccgtggccaagtcagacttcccaaggtacgggcgcagctggcgcacaagctttagctgtgcaaatgctcccctggtcaccgctgaaacctgactgtgagagccgttcagcagtggaactctctgccccggagtgtggtggaggctccttctttggaagcttttaaacagaggctggatggccatctgtcagggctgcggCTCTCACAACATGGACGACCTGCAACTAGGCTGCAgatctcattgttgttgttcattcgttcggtcGTTTCCGACTcatcgtgacctcctggaccagccccacgccagagctccctgtcgaccgtcaccacccccagctccttcagagtcaagccagtcacttcaaggatgccatctatccatctcgcccttggtcggcccctctcacAGTCATCAATTAATTAAAGGATCAACCAGTCATGCAAAccaacttcatcacattgaagtaGAGATCCAGTTTTCAATGAAAGGGATTTTGACCTACCATCATCCAAGTAAGGTCCatctgcattcatttcacagtgtagatgcacccagagagggTTCGTGGACTtttggaaactacaattcccaagaccatctcatggagcaatggcatttaaagtaagacccacctgcattcattccacagtgtaaaggcaccaagagaagggtgtggaccttgaggaactataactcccaggactccatagtatggagctatgggtATTTGAAGTaaggtccagctgcattcatttcagagtgtagatgcacccagagagggTGCAATTGGAAAGTGCAATTCTCATGGAGACATAGCATTTAAAGCAAGGTCcacctgcattcattccacagtgtagaagcatcaagagaagggtatggaccttgggaaactataactacCAGGAGGACTCCATTGCATGGAACCATGGAATTTAAAGtgggggtgcaagggcattcattccatactgtaactgcaccaagagaagggtatgggccttggaaaactatgactcccaggactgcacagcatggagatacagcataataataataataataataataataataataataataataataatggcatttaaaatgggttCTGACTACGTTTAATCAGAgaagggaaactataactcccaggaacacatagtatggagccatggcatttaaagtgggggtGTAAGGGCATGCATTCCATACTGTAactgcaccaagagaagggtattgGCCTTGGAAAACtgtgactcccaggactgcacagcatggagacacagcataataataataataataataataataataataatagtaataatagtaataatagtaatggcatttaaaatgggttCTGACTGCATATAACCAGAgaagggaaactataactcccaggaacaCATAGTATGGAGCCATGGTATTTAAAATGGGGTCCAAGAGGAATCATTTCATAGTGTAactgcaccaagagaagggtatggactttGGGAAACTATGACTCCTGGGACTGTacagctaggcctgggtaacaacggaaaaatttgtttctaaaattgattcgttttttggggttttttgcgtttcgttatttaaaataattacaaaattttccttttaaaaagttcgatatttacgaaatttcgtaaatgtgaaaaaattacaaaacattaacgaatcgatttccgaaacaataacgaattgattcgttaatggcggacgcgaccgcgaaatgcgctaaaaaacctccaaaaacttctgaagcttccctctcccttagttgttgactgttggtgtgatattataattttttttcactaattaaacaaaaaacttgccccagacatgtgaaaataataacgaaatgacctcagaacaataatgaaacgaatacaataacaaaatacgaagcatttacaaaacgtgtttaaaaattcgtttttttaaaaaattgctccagaatggttcgttattgttttgtaattaaaaaaattaacgaattattaacgaattacgaattaacgaaacgaaaccgcccagccctatgtatagcatggagccatggcatttaaaatgggggTGCAAGgacattcattccatactgtaaatgcacgaagagaaggataaagaccttggaaaactatgactcccaggactgcactgCATGGAGatacagcataataataataataataataataataataataataataataataatggcatttcatagaatcatagaatcaaagagttaaaagagacctcctgggccatccagtctaaccccattctgctaagaagcaggaatactgcattccaatcacccctgacagatggccatccagcctctgcttaaaagcttccaaagaaggagcctccaccacactccggggcagagagttccactgctgaacggctctcacagtcaggaagttcttcctcatgttcagatggaatctcctctcttgtagtttgaagccattgttcccttgcgtcctagtctccagggaagcagtaaacaagcttgctccctcctccctgtggcttcctctcacatatttatacatggcccttatcatacctcccctcatccttctcttcttcaggctaaacatgctcagctcattaagccgctcttcatagggcttgttctccagacccttgattattttagtcgccctcctctggacacattatagaatcatagaatcatttaaAATAGGTCCTGACTACATGtaaccagagaagggtatggaactcccaggaccacataATATGGagccatggtatttaaagtggggtccaagaggAATCATTTCATAGTGTAACTGCACCAAGAGAAGCGTATGgactttgggaaactataactcccgggactgcacagcatggagacatatagtaatagtaataacaataatattcctTCTTTCCCAGCTTTCCCgtgcaacacaaggcacagacatatcacggagggaagggaaggaaaggacagGACTCGGAAAGgctttccctaacaagggtaCTTTTGGTTCCTTCCAAAATTTGggaaaatgtttcattttaaacctGGGAGCAACGAATGtcatcacattacagaaatggCCAATCATCCGGATGATTCCCAAAAACCCATTTCTCCATCACCCCATGAAAAGTTTGAAAAGAATGCCGGCCTCCAtgcttaaaatacacaaagaatgcTCTATGCTACACTAGTGTGATGACAAGAGTGGCTTCTcagattttaagtgtagcactcagtggaattgAGTCAATGTGATGAGCTGGAAAGTTGGCAAAGAGGGACGACTGGATGATGGTACCTAGTGTCATAATGACATAAAGGAACAGGTTCCCAATCCAGGACAAGGGTGGAGACAGAGCCCTTTATGGGCGGGCGTTTCAGGGGTTCGGATGCGGGTGCCCACCTCCCTTCCCCTCCACCCCCAACTCACTTTCTTGGTGATGATGTTGCCTTGCTCGTCAGTGAATTGTTCTTCGGTCACTTGTTCCCCGGGAATCTCCAGCGCTTCGTTGCCCTGAAAGAAGAACAGGGAAAGAAAAGGCTGATGTTTATGCCAGACGTCTCATGGACGTCTCCATCACACCCTCGGTGGTCCAAGGCATGAGCTGAGCCAAGGACCCCCCAGTGCTGCCAACGCTTTGACACGCTCCTCTGCGGCCCCAACCTCTCTTGGGCGGGCAGCTACCTGGACGATGACCCGTCGCCGCACCACACGGGTGGAGACGGGCTCCTCATCGTCGCTGAGCCCCTCGGTCTCGCCCAGCTCCTTGTCCAGCTCCTGGTGGATGTGCTTCAGCACAAAGCGGAACGAGCCTTGGGCGATGTGCAAGAGGTTCTGGCAGCTGACCAGGAAGAAGCCCAGCAGCACCAAGCTGATGAGCAGCTGGGTCAGGAAGCCCCACATGGTGCCCACCACGGTTCCCCCACTCCTGACCCAGACCCTAAAAGCTGCCTTCCCTTTCCATGGCTGGAGAGCGATGCCTGTGCTGGCACGACAGCAAGAACACTTCCCGACTTGGGGATGGGGGGAGGCGTGGTAATTTTAGCTGCTCTGCTGAGCACCAACCAAGGAGGGAGCAGCTGAGGAGCCCGATCAATGTCACCTCGCTCTGGCCGAGGACCATCATGCTCCGAAGGAGTGGGCATCCCCTGGCAGGGGCCATTCAGCACCCAAATCCATTTGAGAGCACTTGCAAATTATGGTCAACGTGActaaaggttgttgtaggtttttttgggctatatgaccatattctagatgattttttgagatggttgaacagaagctctccgaagctctaggtactctaactgcctattacagggaaaaccaactgatccctaatccatctagaatcatagaatcatagaatcaaagagttggaagagacctcaagggccatccagtccaaccccctgccaagaagcaggaatattgcattcaaatcacccctgacaaatggccatccagcctctgcttaaaagcttccaaagaaggagcctccaccacactccgggacagagagttccactgctgaacggctctcacagtcaggaagttcttcctaatgttcagatggaatctcctctcttgtagtttgaagccattgttccgcgtcctagtctccaaggaagcagaaaacaagcttgctccctcctccctgtggcttcctctcacatatttatacatggctatcatatctcctctcagccttctcttcttcaggctaaacatgcccagttccctaagccgctcctcatagggcttgttctccagacccttgatcattttagtcgccctcctctggacacattccagcttgtcaatatctctcttgaattgtggtgcccagaattggacacaatattccagatgtggtctaaccaaagcagaatagaggggtatctaaaacacagacatgtgcctttcaccttaagaacagacaagcatcccgagctctgaggattaattgggaaggaatcccactggagcattgcagcgcacccaaatacctgggagtcgctctggaccgtgctctgacctacaagaagcactgcctgaacatcaagcaaaaagtgggtgctagaaacaatatcatacgaaagctgactggcacaacctggggatcacaaccagacacagtgaagacatctgcccttgcgctgtgctactctgctgctgagtatgcatgcccagtgtggaacacatctcaccacactaaaacagtggatgtggctcttaatgagacatgccgcattatcacagggtgtctgcgccctacaccactggagaaattacactgcttagccggtattgcaccatctgacatccgccgggaggtagcagccaatagtgaaaggaccaaggcagagacatctccagctcatcccctgcttggatatcagccagcacgtcaacgacttaaatctagacatagttttctaagatctacagagacactcgctggaacaccccagcaagcgagagttcaaaagtggcaggctcaaacccagaagctcaatccgtgggtgataccagatgagagactcccccctgggcacacagaggactgggcgacttggaaggcgctgaacagactgcgctctggcaccacgagatgcagagccaacctcaagaaatggggccacacagtggagtccacgacatgcgagtgtggagaagagcaaaccactgaccacctgctgcaatgcaacctgagccttgctatatacacaatggaggaccttcttgcggcaacaccagaggcactccatcagctaccaagtttgcaaaaattgtgtgtgtgtgttttttttaaatctgtttgtttgttttgttctgttagaaatgtaatacaatgttctggttgcagatgacatgataaataaataaataccatattctagaggcattctctcctgacgtttcgcctgcatctatggcaagcatcctcagaggtagtaaggtctattggaactaggaaaaagggtttatacatctgtggaatgaagcccccgatggcacagagggttaaacccctctgcaggtaggactgaagaccaacaggtcgcaggtttgaatctggggagaggcggatgagcttcctttattggctccagctcctcatgcggggacatgagagaagcctcccacaaggatgataaaacttcaaaatcatccgggcgtcccctgggcaacgtccttgcagacagccaattctctcacactagaagcgacttgcaatttctcaggtcgctcctgacacgacaaataataaataaaaatctgtggaatgaccagggtggaacaaagaactcttgtctgctggagcaaggtgtgaatgtttcaactgaccaccttgattagcatttgatggcctggcagtgcctggggcaatattttgttgagaggtgattagatgtccttgtttgtttcctctctgttgttgtgctgttgtaatttttgagttttttaatactggtagccagattttgttcattttcatggtttcctcctttctgttgaaattgtccccatgcttgtggatttcaatggcttctctgtgtagcctgacgtggtggttatgagagtggtccagcatttctgtgttccagctcctcatgcagtgcctggggcaatcttttgttgagaggtgttaagatgtgcctggttgtttcctctctgttgttttgctgttgtaatttttgagttttttaatactggtagccagattttgttcattttcatggtttcctcctttctgttaaaattgtccacatgcttcttgtggatttcaatggcttctctgtgtagcctgacatggtggttatgagactggtccagcatttctgtgttccagctcctcatgcagtgcctggggcaatcttttgttgagaggtgattcgctgtccataattgtttcctctctgttgttttgctgttgtaattttagagttttttttaatactggtagccagattttgttcattttcatggtttcctcctttctgttgaaattgtccacatgcttgtggatttcaatggcttctctgtgtagtctgacatggtggttgtgagagtggtccagcatttctgtgttctcaaataatatgctgtgtctaggctgGTTTCtctggtgctctgctatggctgacttctctggctgaagtagtctgcagtgcctttcatgttccttgatgcgtgtctgggcaatgctgctgcgtttggtggtccctatggtgacttgtccacagctgcatagtaaacggtagactcctgcagagcggagaggatccctcttgtcctttgctgaacgtagtatttgttggattttcttggtgggtctggagatcgtttgtatgttgtgtttcctcatcagcttccctctgcggtcagtggttcccttgatgtctggcaagaacactttccctctgggtggatcttcatcttgactcttgtggcttcttttcggttgtcttgcagctcttctgatgtctgaggtggagtctccattggcctggagagcccagttgaggtggttcaggtcatcttggaggaggtgggctgcgcAGATACTTTTTgcacccaccaagaaaatccaaccaatgctacgttcagcaaaggacaagagggatcctctcacttctgaagGAGTCTCCTggataccatgcagttgtggacaagaaGCCTCCatcgggaccaccaaacgcagcagcgttgcccaaactcgaatccaggaacatgaaaggcactgcagactccttcaaccagagaagtccgccatagcagagcacctcatgaaccaacctagatacagcttattatttgagaagacagaaatgctggaccacactcacaatcaccatgtcaggctacacagagaagacactgaaatccacaagaaacatgtggacaattgcaacagaaaggaggaaaccatgaaaatgaacaaaatctggctgccggtattacaaaactctaaaattacaacagcaaaacaacagagaggaaacaattatggacagctaatcactaggcctgggtaacaacggaaaaatttgtttctaaaatcgattcgttttttgggtttttttgcgtttcgatatttaaaagaattccgaatttttttttaaaaaaagttcgatatttacgaaatttcgtaaatggtaaaaaaaattacaaaacaataacgaaacaataacgaatcgattcgttaatggcggacgcggccgcacaatacgctaaaaaacctccaaatgggacagggggaacttttgaagcttccctctccctctgttgttgactgttggtgtgatattataattttttttcactaattaaacaaaaaagaactataaaacttgccccagacatgcggaaataataacgaaatgacctcaaaccaataacgaaacgaatacaaaacgaaatacgaagcatttacgaaacaaattgaaaaattcgtttcgtttttaagctgctccagaatggttcgttatcgcttcgttaacaaaaaaaaataacgaatttttaacgaattacgaattaacgaaacgaaaccgcccagccctactaatcacctctcaacaaaagactgccccaggcactgccaggccatcaaatgctaatcaaggtggtcagttgaaacattcatacctcgctccaacagagaagagttctttgtcccaccctggacattatgccacagatatataaacccattttcctacttccaacagacctcagtacctctgaacaaaatctggctgccagtattacaaaactctaaaattagaacagcacaacaacagagaggaaacaaacaaggacatctaatcacttctcaacaaaatattgccccaggcactgccaggccatcaagcgtcctttgtcccaccctggtcattccacagatatataaacccccttttcctagttccaacagacctcagtacctctgaggatgcttgccgtagatgcaggcgaaacgtcaggagagaatgcctctggaacatggccatatagcctgacaaaacctacaacaacccagtgattccagccatgaaagccttcgacaatagaacgTGACTAAAGCCTGACTGGGGGatctggggagttgtagttcctaaaaagtaacttctccaatgTTTGCATGTCCTAAGTCTGGCACAGCGACCCACCAAGGTCAGGAATGCAGGGGAGCTTCTATTTCGGGTCCCTTTCAGAGGACTTCCCAATTTGGAAGCAAGCAAACAAGCCGCCCAGTTGCGGTTATAAATAGAGCTGGGAGGCGAAATGCAAGCCGGTGGACGGGCTCACGCCTGGTCCACTCTCCCCACGGCCCACATTGAAAGAAGTAAGCAGACGCCTGCTGATCCGCACTGCAAACCTCAGCAAGGAAGCCTGATTTTGCATATTTCCCTACAACAGCAAGAGAGGGAGAAAGCGAGAGAGAGTCCTAAAACAAGCAGGAAACACAACActcccaggaaatcccaaatgggaCCGTGAAAACCCTCACACGGCTTTGGCAATTTCAGAGAATTTCTCCTTGTAACATTAGCTTTCCTTAAACATTCTGCAATGAAACTattctaggttgctgtgagttttccaggctgtctggccatcttcctgaagcattctctcctgacgtttcgcctgcatctatggcaagcatcctcacaggtagtgaggtctgttggaactaggaaaatggggattatatatctgtggaatgaccaggttgctgtgagttttccaggctgtctggccatgttccagaagcattccctcctgacgtttcgcctgcatctatggcaagcatcctcagaggtagtgaggtctgttggaactaggaaaaagggtttatatatctgtggaatgaccaggttgctgtgagttttccaggctgtctggccatgttccagaagcattctctcctgacgtttcacctgcatctatggcaagcatcctcagaggtagtgaggtctgttggaactaggtaaatgggtttatatatctgtggaataatgaccagggtgggactcacaggttactgtgagttttccaggctgtctggccatgttccagaagcattctctcctgaccttttgcctgcatctatggcaagcatcctcagaggtagtgaggtctgttggaagtaggaaaaagagtttatatatctgtggaatgaccagggtggggactcacaggttggtgtgagttttccaggctgtctggccatcttcctgaagcattctctcctgacgtttcgcctgcatctatggcaagcatcctcagaggtagtgaggtctgttggaactaggtaaatgggtttatatatctgtggaatgaccagggtgggacttgcaggttgctgtgagttttccaggctgtctggccatgttccagaagcattctctcctgacatttcgcctgcatctatggcaagcatcctcagaggtagtgaggtctgttggaactaggaaaaaggttttatatatctgtggaataatgaccagggtgggactcacaggttgctgtgagttttccaggctgtctggccatgttcccgaagcattctctcctgaccttttgcctgcatctatggcaagcatc
This portion of the Anolis sagrei isolate rAnoSag1 chromosome 7, rAnoSag1.mat, whole genome shotgun sequence genome encodes:
- the ANK1 gene encoding ankyrin-1 isoform X12 — protein: MWGFLTQLLISLVLLGFFLVSCQNLLHIAQGSFRFVLKHIHQELDKELGETEGLSDDEEPVSTRVVRRRVIVQGNEALEIPGEQVTEEQFTDEQGNIITKKIIRKVVRQLDTDGTGDGRQHEEEEAQGSAPRTELLGGRMGAQIVKRASLKRGKQ